The DNA window TCTGGTGGTAGAGGAGTCTTCTTGAGAAAACATTTCAAATATTTTATCAAAACTTTCTTTTTCGATTCCAATCCCAGTATCCTCAACACTAAAAAGAAGATGGATCTGGTCATCGCTAATGATTTTCAAAACTTTGACTTCAAAAGTGACAAGTCCCTCTTCGGTGAATTTTACTGCGTTCCCGATTAGATTGATCAGAATTTGTCTGAGGCGAATCAAATCCATTTTTAAAAATTCGGGGATCTTGGAATCGATTTTGATTTGAAACTCTAATTCTTTTTTTTGAAAAGAGTAGAGCAGAATCGATTTTAATTGGTCAACGAGGGTTCCTATCGGAAAAAATTCATAATGAAGTTCTAGTTTTCCTGCTTCAATTTTTGAAAAATCTAGAATGTCATTGATCAGGTCGAGTAAAGATAAAGCGGATGTGTGTGCAATTTCTAAATATTCCTTTCGAACTTCGTTTTCTTTTCCCTGGAGCATTAAATCAAGATAACCAATAACAGCATTTAAGGGAGTTCTGATTTCATGACTCATATTGGCGAGAAATTCAGATTTAGATTGAGTTGCTTGTATTGCAGCTTCTTTTGCTAATCTTAATTCTTCTTCTGTTTCTTTGATATATGTGATATCTTGATGAGACCCAAACATAAAGGCCGGTTTCCCATCCTCAGTCCATTCAGAAACTCGGCCTTTGTCTAAAACCCAGACCCAGTGCCCGTTTTTATGTTTCATCCGCACTTCACATTCATAGTAGGGTTTTTTCCCTGAGTAATGTTCTTCGAGTTCCCTGTTGATGCGAATCATGTCATCGGGATGTGTGAGTCCTGTCCATAACTCGTAATTGACTGGCCCAAGTTCCTCTAGTGTATAACCTAAAATTTCTGCATAACGTTCGTTGACGAGGCTTGTGTTGGCAATGAGATCGGTTTCCCAAGTGCCGGCATTCATGGCCTTTACTAGTTCTGCAAAACGATGTCTTTCTCGTCGTATCATTTGTCCATCGTCGGTATCTTCTCCTTTGTTTTTAGAATTCATTTGGGTAATTCGATCTCATTGTAATTCTATTAAGATAAGACGGGGAAACACAGGGAATAATTTAGGATTAAATCCTTAAAAAGGATATAAATTTGAGCCGGGAAATTGACTGCACTGATTAAGAAACTTTGTATCGATTAAAAACGAGATTTTTACTTAGGGAAATTGAATGTCTTGATTTTTCGTTCGGAATCAGTAGGAATAAAATTATACTATCGGGATACATAAAACAAAGTAGTAATACCTAAAAACCGTTTTCCTTTTTCATACAGTTAAACTTATGTACGAATGGGTATGTTAAAAGATAAAATGATCAGTGATATGATCGTCCATGGATATGCAACGAAAACAATTCGGAATTACACAACATGTATGACTGTATTAACTCGATACTTTCAAAAGTCTCCTTTGGAATTGGAACCTACAGATATATATAAATTTTTTCTATATCTGAGGTTGGAGAATCGCTCTGATTCCTCTTTGATTAATTTTTATAGCGCAATTCTGCTTTTTTATTCTTTAATAGATAGAAAAGAGATGTTACAGCTGGTTCCCTTACCAAAAAGAAAACGAACGGTTGTTTCTGTGTTTAGCCAAACAGAGATAGTTAGTTTACTTTCCAATTGTTGTACGTTTTGGGAGAAAATTATTTTTACCTTACTATATTCTTCAGGGATACGTATTGGTGAAGTGGTGAACTTACAGATATCAGATATTGATTTTGAAAGGAAGGCAATATTTATCGAATCAGGGAAGGGCGGTCATGCAAGATATGCACTTTTGGCGGATAAAACTGCCGCTTTACTCAAACAATATATGGAAATTTATAATCCTAAATCCTATTTGTTTTTTTCTCATAAAGGGAAAGATGTTGCTGTTAGTATACGCTCCATCCAAGCTGCATTTCAA is part of the Leptospira noumeaensis genome and encodes:
- a CDS encoding PAS domain-containing hybrid sensor histidine kinase/response regulator is translated as MNSKNKGEDTDDGQMIRRERHRFAELVKAMNAGTWETDLIANTSLVNERYAEILGYTLEELGPVNYELWTGLTHPDDMIRINRELEEHYSGKKPYYECEVRMKHKNGHWVWVLDKGRVSEWTEDGKPAFMFGSHQDITYIKETEEELRLAKEAAIQATQSKSEFLANMSHEIRTPLNAVIGYLDLMLQGKENEVRKEYLEIAHTSALSLLDLINDILDFSKIEAGKLELHYEFFPIGTLVDQLKSILLYSFQKKELEFQIKIDSKIPEFLKMDLIRLRQILINLIGNAVKFTEEGLVTFEVKVLKIISDDQIHLLFSVEDTGIGIEKESFDKIFEMFSQEDSSTTRKYGGTGLGLTITNQLLKHMDSKLQLESEYGYGSRFSFILKMEYTNSLKDLTHKKIEEPNLWDIRTAPLLSSIQPKILIVDDNEINLTLLRTMLQRIVPRSVVLQAKDGEEAILVYQKENPDFIFMDIQMPKTNGFDATLKIREIEKVNQTSVIIVALTAGETSAEKENCLQVGFDDFISKPVVSKTIASCLEKFLLS
- a CDS encoding tyrosine-type recombinase/integrase codes for the protein MLKDKMISDMIVHGYATKTIRNYTTCMTVLTRYFQKSPLELEPTDIYKFFLYLRLENRSDSSLINFYSAILLFYSLIDRKEMLQLVPLPKRKRTVVSVFSQTEIVSLLSNCCTFWEKIIFTLLYSSGIRIGEVVNLQISDIDFERKAIFIESGKGGHARYALLADKTAALLKQYMEIYNPKSYLFFSHKGKDVAVSIRSIQAAFQKIRKLAGIQKYGTVHTLRHSFATHLLEDGYGLVYIQKLLGHADIKTTLLYLHVSPESLLQITSPLEKIGNFKPGMFESQNQYGLQFR